The Acidobacteriota bacterium genomic interval CGACCTGAGCGCGGATCTGCTTGACGCGTCCCTGGATCTTGGACGACTCGCCACCGCCCTCGACAATGGTCGTGTTGTCCTTGTCGATCGTGACCTTCTTCGCCTTGCCCATGTCCTCGAGCTTCACGTTCTCGAGCTTGATGCCGAGATCCTCGGTGACAGCCTTGCCGCCGGTGAGGATCGCGATGTCCTCGAGCATGGCCTTGCGGCGATCGCCGAAGCCGGGCGCCTTGACCGCGGCCACGTGCAGGGTGCCGCGCAGCTTGTTGACCACCAGCGTGGCAAGCGCCTCACCCTCGATGTCCTCGGCGATGATGAGCAGCGGATGGCCCAGCCGCGCCACCTGTTCCAGGATCGGCAGCAGGTCCTTCATCGAGCTGATCTTTTTCTCGTGGATGAGAATCATCGGATTCTCGAGCACGACTTCCATGCGCTCCGGATCGGTCACGAAATAGGGCGACAGGTACCCGCGGTCGAACTGCATGCCTTCGACGACCTCGAGCGAGGTTTCGAGCGTCTTCGCCTCTTCGACGGTGATGACGCCGTCTTTGCCGACCTTCTCCATGGCCTCGGCGATGATCTTGCCGATGGTCTCGTCGTTGTTCGCCGAAATGGTCCCGACCTGCGCGATCATGTGGCCCTTGACGGGCTTCGACCGTTTCTTGAGGTCGGCGATGATCGTCTCGACCGCTCGCTCGATGCCCCGCTTGAGGTCCATCGGGTTCGCGCCGGCCGCCACCATCTTCGCGCCTTCGCGGTAGAACGCCTGCGCGAGCACCGTGGCCGTCGTCGTGCCGTCACCGGCCACATCCGACGTCTTGCTCGCGACCTCGCGCACCATCTGCGCACCCATGTTCTCGAGCGGATCAGGCAGCTCGATTTCCTTCGCCACCGTCACGCCGTCCTTGGTAATGAGCGGCGATCCGAACTTCTTGTCGAGCACGACGTTACGACCCTTGGGACCAAGCGTCACCTTGACGGCATCCGCCAGCTTGTTCACGCCGCGCAGGATGGCCTGGCGCGACTGTTCTCCGTACTGAATCTGTTTCGCCATTCTAAAACTCCTTAGTGCTTCGACTCGCCGTTGCGGCGAGGGGCGAAGCGACCCGGTTGATAATGCTCGCTCAGCCGTCGCCTACTCAATCACCCCGAGAACCTCATCCTCACGCATGATGAGGAACTCCTCGCCATCCAGCTTGATTTCCTGTCCCGAGTACTTGCCGAACAGGATCCGGTCGCCGTCCTTGACGTCGAGAGGCGTCCGCTTGCCCTTGTCGTCGATCTTGCCGGCGCCGACGGCAATCACTTTGCCCTGCTGGGGCTTTTCCTTGGCGCTGTCGGGAATGATGATTCCGCCGACAACCTGTTCGCCTTCCTCGATGCGCTTGACGATGATGCGGTCGTGAAGTGGCTTGACCTTCATAATGTTTCAACTCCTCCTGCGAGAATGATCCATGTCCTGCGCGCAGGTCCTCTGCGCGCTGGCACTCAGACTCATGGACTGCTAATTATCGCTGGAACCCCGGGACCTGTCAAATCAGCAGGATTGGCACTCACATTTATTGAGTGCTAGACGGGACAGGGATGAAGGTGGGTGTTCATCATTCCGGCGACTTGTCCCGCCGTATCCTTGACGCGGAGGTCGCGGCGAAGGCGGAATGCCGGAATCCCCGACTTCGCTCCTTGAGCTACGGTCGAGGTCTCGCCGTAGCGCTTCGCGCGGAGGCGGACAGCCGTGCACCTCTCTGGATGCCGGCTTCCGCCGGCATGACGATCTCGATATGAGATCCGGCTTCCGCCGGGGTAACGGGGATTTGCTTCATCCGGCAAGATGACGCACAGAGAAACTGCTACTCCAGTTCCCGCCCCGAGAGCCGCTGGTAGGCTTCGACGTACTTCGCGCGCGTGTTCGAGACGACGTCGGCCGGGAGGGCTGGCGCCGGCGGCTGTTTGTTCCAGCCGATCGCCTCGAGGTAGTCCCGGACGAACTGCTTGTCGTAGCTTGGCTGGGGGCCCCCGGGCCGGTACGCGTTCAACGGCCAGAACCGGGACGAATCGGGCGTCAGGACCTCGTCAATCAGAATCAGGTGTTCGCGGCCGTCGGGAGTGTTGATCGTGCCAAATTCGAACTTCGTATCCGCGATCAGGATCCCGCATGTCTCGGCGTGCTGCGCGCCGCGGCTGTAGACCCGCAGCGACAGATCGCGCACTTGCGTGAAATGCTCGCGACCGATCAGCGCGATCGTCTCCGCTTCTGTGATGTTGATGTCGTGCCCGCTGTCCGCCTTCGTCGACGGCGTGAACATCGGGGCCGGCAGCCGGCTGGATGCCAGCAGGCCCTTGGGCAGGGAAATGCCGCACACGGCCCCCGTCTTTTCGTATTCCTTCAAGCCCGACCCCGAGAGATACCCGCGGACCACACACTCAATCGGCAGAGGCCTGGTGCGCCTCACCAGCATCGATCGCCCGCGCAGTACGTCGGCGTGGCGGCGCGCCGGCTCAGGGAACCGCAGCGGGTCCGTCGTGATGACGTGATTGGGGACGATATCGGTCATCAGGTTGAACCAGAAGGCCGAGAGCTGGTTGAGGACCTTGCCTTTGTCGGGGATGCCAGACCCGAGGACATAGTCAAACGCCGAAATTCGATCCGTGACCACAATCAGGAGGTCATCACCCAGTTCATACAGGTCCCGCACCTTGCCGCGGCGAAATGGGGTCAGGCCTTCGAGCGCGGACTCAATCATGACGGTGGACATCGGTGGACCTCGCCGGACTGGCAAACCGCAGAGCTAATTACTCCCGGAGTAATTGACTCCCCGCTAATTACTCCGGGAGCGATTGAGTTGTCGCTAATTACTCCGGGAGTGACTAACCACGCGTCATGTTACCGGCGTCTTCCGCCGGGCGCAAGAGAGGCGTAACTTACTGCGGACCAGAGGCTTGCCGCCGTGCTTGTAGTAGAATGCGGGGCGGATGCGCGCCCATCTCCGTACCGTGTTCGTTGTAGGGCTGGCCCTGGCTCTGCTGGTGTGGTTTCTTCGACACGCTAACCTGTCTTCGGTGTGGGGCGAAGTCCAGCACGGGCGGGTCGACTTGCTCCTGCTCGCGCTGCTGGCCACCGGATCGACCTACGTCCTGCGTGCGTTCCGATGGCAGTATCTGCTCCTCCCGCTCGGCCGGCCGCACTTTGCCGAGTGCCTGAAGACCACCGTGATTGGATTTGCCGCGTCGACGCTGTTGCCGGCGCGAGCCGGGGAAGTGATCCGCCCCTATCTGCTTGCCAAGCACGAGGGCTTCAGCCCGACGGCGACGTTCGCCTCGATCGTGATCGAGCGGATGCTCGACATGGTGGCCGTCTTGTTCCTGTTCGCGACGTTCGTCGTCTTCTTCTCGTCCGGATTGCGTCCGACCGCCCCCGCGGTCTACTCGACTCTGAAGGTGGGTGGCCTGGCTGCGTTCGCGGCGACGTTGGTGGGCTTGGTGGTCATGATGGTGGTCGCGGGGCACCCGGATCGTCTCGAACGGTGGGCGCTCAAGATCGAACGGATCCTGCCGGCGCGCCTGGCCCGAGCGGTGGCGGGTTTTGTCCGGGCCTTCGTCGAGGGCCTGGCGGTCGTCCGTCAACCGGGCCGGATGGCCGTGGCTCTGGTGCTGTCGTTTCCGCTGTGGCTGTCGATCGCGCTTGGCATCTGGGCAACCAGCCGGGCGTTCCACATCGAGATGTCGTACCCAGGCGCGTTTCTCATGATGACCATTCTCGTCGTTGGTGTGGCGGTGCCGACACCGGGAGCGGTCGGCGGCTTCCACGAGGCGTTTCGCATTGGCGCGACCGCTTTTTTTGCGACGCCCAACGATCGCGCGGTCGGGGCGGCCATCGTGCTGCACGCGATGTCGTTTGTGCCGGTGACGATTGCCGGCGCGATCCTGATGGCGCGGGAGGGCCTCAGCCTGAGCGGGGCCAGCGGCATCGCCGCCGAGCGTGCCGCCGAGGAGGTCCCGTGAAGTGCGCGTACTGCGGCCACATGGGTGACAAGGTCGTGGATTCGCGCGAGAGCCGCGAAGGCGACGTGATCCGCCGCCGCCGCGAGTGCCTGGAGTGCGGGCGCCGGTTTACCAGCTACGAGCGCGTCGACGAAGTGCCGTACATGGTGATCAAGAAGGATGGGCGGCGCGAGCGGTTCGAGCGTCAGAAGCTGATTGCCGGCCTGCTCAAAGCGTGCGAGAAGCGACCGGTCACGGTGTCGGCGCTCGAGGCGATTGCCGACCGCGTCGAGGCCACGCTGCAGGACCGCCCGGAAAAGGAAATCTCGACCGACGAAATCGGGACGTTGCTGATGCTGGAACTCAAGCAGCTCGACAAGGTCGCCTACGTCCGATTCGCCTCGGTCTACCGCGACTTCCGCGACATCGGTGAGTTCATGGCCGAACTCAAGGATCTGGTCAGCGCCAAGGAATGACACCCGTACGGCTGCTTGCCTTCGTGCTGGCTCTGCTCGTGCTGGAGCCGGCTGATGCCCCGCGCAGCAGCGAGGTGTCGGTCGTCGCACGCGACGGCCGCGTCTACGTATCGTGCACTTTTGCGGCCGGCACCCTGGACGAACTCGGCGAGGCCATTCATGCCGGACTCACGACCTCGATTACGTATGACGTCGATCTTCGGCGTCCGCTCTGGTGGTTCAGTCGGACGCTGGCCTCCGCCACGGTGGTCGCCTCGGTGCAGCACGACACGCTTACGGGCCGCTACCAGCTGACCCGCACCATCGATGGCCGCAACGAGGACACGCTGGTCACCGACGATCAGAACGCGGTCAAAAAGTTCATGACCGCGTTCGCCAGACTGCCGCTGTTCAGCAGCGCGGAGCTCGAGGCCAACGTGGAGTACGTGGTTCGCCTCCGGGTCCGCACACGACCCCGTGTGACGTGGTTCGTCTGGCCGTGGGAAACGAGCACCGCAACCGGAACCGCGCGGTTCACGTACATTCCTTGACCCCTGAGGAGCCGAGAGACTGCATGGCCGAGGCCCGCCGGTCTCACACGTCGCTTCGCCTGACGGTGCCGCCGGTGCCGCCGCCGGCGCAGCCTGGACGGCGGCGCCCGATGCGTGATAACCCGTGGCTGGTGCTGCTGGGCATCGCAGGCCTGATCGCGCTGCTGGCCGGCACGATGACGCTGGCCAACCGGTCGAGTCGCCTCGCCCCGGACTTCCTCAGCGAATTCGTCCTCTATGCGCTGTCCGTGGTGGACCTCACCATGCTGGTGGCGCTCGGGTTCGTGCTCGCCCGCAGCGTGATCAAGCTGCTGGTCGAACGCCGCCGCGCGCTGCCGTTCGCCAGATTCCGCGCGAAGCTGGTCACCGTCCTGCTGGCGATGACGCTCGTTCCGGCCGTGCTCGTGCTGCTGGTGGGCAGCGAACTCATCCGGAACAACGTGGACCGCTGGTTCACGGCGCAGATGGACGAGACGCTCTCGTCGGCGCAGCGGATCGCCAGCGACTACTACCATGAACGCCAGCGACAGGTGAGCGATGAGGCCGCCCGCGTCGCCCGCTCTCTGGCCACTCTTGATCTTGCCCAGCCCGACGTGCGGCCGGTGCGCGATGTGGTGGCCCCGGTGGTCAACGAGCAGCGCGCGGGCCTGATCGAGGTCTATCGGCTGCCGCGTGCGACCGAGCCAGCTGGCACGGTGGTGGCGGTGGTCGACGTCGCCTCGCCCACGATGCCGATTGGAGCGACGCGGGTGTCGTCGGACCGGCTGGCGGTGCGCGCCACATCGGACCCGCCCGACGTGTGGCTGCGTGAGCCGCTCGAGAGCGGAGGTGAACTGATCCGCGCCGCCTCGCCCGTGCGCAAGCCAGACGGCACGATCTCCGGCGTGGTCGTTGCCAGCGTTCACTTGACCGGCGACATGGCGGTCCGGGCGCGCCGGATGACCAAGGCGTACGAGTCCTACAGCCAGTTGCGCGTGCTCAAGCAGCCTCTGACCGGCGTGTACCTCTCGTTCTTTCTTCTGGTCACTTTGATGATTCTGGTCGGGGCGACGTGGATGGGACTCTACCTGGCCAAGCGGATCACGCGGCCCGTCCAGGCCCTCGCCGCGGCGGCCCGAGAGATCGGCGCGGGTCATTTCGAACACCACGTGGAGCGGGAGACCGCCGACGAGTTCGGCTCGCTGGTCGACGCGTTCAACAGCATGGCCGACGAACTGGCCATCAACCGGCGCCGGCTGGAGCGCTCCACGGTCGATCTCCAGCAGAAGCACACGGAGGTCGAGGAACGGCGGTGCTTTACGGAAGCCATCCTCGAACGGGTGGCCACCGGCGTGGTGACCGTCGACGAGACCGGATTCATCACGACCATCAATCCGGCGGCGTGTCGACTGCTGGGCCTAGGGGCCTCGGTGGTCGGTCAGGCGGCCGCCGTCGCGTTCAACGATCCCGACCTGCAGCCGCTCGCCGTGTTCGCGCAGCCCCGTGGCGTCGGTGTCAAGGACCCTCCAGCCCAGGAACTCTCGCTGACGCGCGACGGCAGGGAGACGGTGCTCGCCGTCGCCTCCACCCGGTTGCACGGTGACGACAGCGGATCGGATGGCCGCGTTCTGGTGGTGGACGACATCACGCCGCTCATCCGCGCTCAGAAGGTGGCGGCGTGGCGGGAAGTGGCGCGCCGACTCGCGCACGAGATCAAGAACCCGCTGACGCCGATCCAACTCTGCGCGCAGCGTCTGCAGCGGCAATTTTCCACCGCGCCCGATCACGTCAAGGCCCTCGTCGACGAGTGCACCACCACGATCGTCGGCGAAGTCGAGTCGCTCAAGGCTCTGGTCGACGAGTTCTCGCAATTTGCGCGGATGCCGGCTCCACGTCGGGAGTCCACCGACGTGCACGACTTGCTGCGCCGCATTCTGATCCTCTATGACGGGTTGTTCGAGCACGTGCGCCTCGACACGCTGTTCGCCGTCGATCTGCCGCGCGTCAGGCTTGACCCGGACCAGATTCGTCGGGTGATCATCAACCTGATCGACAATGCCATCGAGGCGATCAATCAGCAGGGGCACGTCGTCATCGAAACGCATCACGATCCGGGGACCCACCTCGTGCGAATCGTGCTGGCCGACGATGGTCCGGGCATCGCGCCGGCGGATCGGGAGAAGCTGTTCATGCCGTACTACTCGACCAAGAAGCGGGGCAGCGGGCTCGGGCTTGCCATCGTGCGTCGCATCGTCGCCGAGCACGGGGGCACCATTGAGGTGGGGGAGAATCAGCCTCGGGGCACGCGCTTCACCATCGAGTTGCCGTGTGAACCCGAAGGCGTGATCGGGACGGGAGCCGCATGAAGGCTCGCCTGCTGGTCGTCGACGACGAACCGGGCGTCCGCACCGCGCTCACCGGCGTGCTGCGGGACGAGGGCTACGACGTGGAGACCGTGGACAGCGGCGAAGGCTGTCTGGACCGGCTGCTTCGGGCCAGCTTCGACGTCATCCTGCTGGATATCTGGTTGCCGGGGATCGACGGGCTGACGACACTTGAACGCCTCCGGGACCGGCAGGTCGATGCCGCCGTCGTCATGATCTCCGGGCATGGCAACATCGAGTCGGCCGTCCGCGCGATCAAGATGGGGGCGTTCGATTTCATCGAGAAGCCGCTCTCGCTCGAGAAGACCGTGCTCGTTGTGGCCAACGCGCTCAGACAGCGGCACCTCGAGACCGAGAACCGCGCGCTCCGCGCCAGGGTCGACGAAGAGCTGGCCATGGTCGGCGAGAGCTACGCGATGACGCAACTGCGCGAGCAGGTGGCGATGGCGGCGCCGACCAACGGGCGCGTGCTCATCTTCGGCGACAACGGCACGGGCAAGGAGTTGGTGGCGCGGTCGATTCACGGGTTGAGCCGTCGCCGCGGCGGTCCGTTCGTCGAAGTGAACTGTGCCGCGATCCCGGAAGAACTGATCGAGTCGGAGCTGTTCGGCCACATGCGGGGATCGTTTACCGGCGCGGTCGCGGACCGGCGCGGCAAGTTCGAAACCGCCGACGGCGGCACGATCTTCCTCGACGAGATCGCCGACATGAGCGTGAAGATCCAGGCCAAGGTGCTCCGCGTGCTGCAGGAACAGGTGATCGAACCAGTCGGCAGCACCACCCGGATCAAGGTGGACACCCGCGTGCTGGCGGCCACCAACAAGGACCTGCTCGCCGAGATCAAGAACGGCCGCTTCCGCGAGGATCTCTACTTCCGGCTCCACGTCATCCCCATCTTCGTGCCGCCGCTCCGGGATCGGCGCGAGGACATCCCGCTGCTGGCTACCCACTTCACGCGTTTGTTTGCACGCGAGTACGGGCGGCGCCCCAAGACGCTCGATGAAGGCGCGCTGACGGTGCTGGCGCACTACGCCTGGCCCGGCAATATCCGCGAACTCCGGAACGTGGTCGAGCGGCTGATGATCATGGTGCCGGGCGAGGTCATCACGGCCGAGCACCTCACGTTTCTCGGCCCGACGTCTGCGGGTTCCCCTGGCGACGCCGCCGCGCCGCTGCGGGCGCTCCACGAAGCGCGGGACGAGTTCGAGCGCGACTACATCCTGAAGACGCTGGCGTCGCAGCAGGGAAACATCTCGCGCACCGCCGACGTGCTCCGCGTCGAACGCAGCAATCTCTACCGCAAGATGCGCGGACTCGGGATCGCGCCAGCCAGGCTGGGTGATCGCGATGGAGAGGGCGCGTAAGGGCTCCGCCCGGAATGGACGGGCGGAGGCGGGAATCGGAGCATCCCGCTTGTCGTATAATCACGACACCGATGTTCGTGCACCCATGACCGATCCGCGATCCACATCAACCGCGCTCCCCGGTGGCCCTGACGCCATCGCTGATCGCGATGCCCGGATCGACGAGTTGCTGCTCGCCGGCCTCGATCACTATTTCGCCGGGCGATATCAGGACGCCATCAACGTCTGGGAACGAGTGCTGTTTCTCGATCGGAGTCACGCGAGGGCCCGGGCGTATATCGAGCGTGCCCGCGGCGCGATCGCCGAGCGCCAGCGAAAATCGGAACAGCTCGTGCAGGAAGGCGTGGAAGCGCTCAGCCGAGGCGACGAGGGCGTCGCCCGGGAGTTGCTCAGTTCGGCGGTCGATCACGGTGACGCACACGAGACAGCGCAGGCGTACCTCGACCGGATCGAGCGTCTCTCGGCCGAGCGGGCCGCGCAGGTGCGTGAATCGCGCACGAAACGCCTGCGGGCCTCGGGCACGGCGGCCTCTGCCACAGAGTTGCTGACCGTATCGCGGCGCCCGGTGAGGGCTCTGCCAATCATCGGGCTGGCTCTGGCGGCGGCGGCGATCATCCTGTTTGCCACCTCGAAGGACCCGCTCAAGCCTTTTCTGGATCTGGAGCTCTCCCGTCCTGCCGGCCTGAGCCCAGTGGCCCGGCCGCCAGAACCGCTGCCGGTGCCGCGGGCGGCCGAACTGGCCCTTTCACGGGCCCGATCGATGTTCGGGTCCGGTCAGTTGAAGGCCGCGCTGGCAGAACTCGATCTGATTGCGGACGCCGATCCGCTCTCGGGTGAGGCCGACCGCCTGCGTGCCACGGTCCAACGGGTGTTGCTCGGACTGCCGCAGTCGCCTGGCCAGGGAACAGACGCCGCGGTGACCGCGGAACCGCCAGGGTCCACGAGCGAGCGCCGGGAATGAAGTGTCCCAAGTGCGGCTACATCGGATTCGACAGCGGTGAGCGCTGCAGGAACTGTGGCTACGAATTTTCCCTGATCAACCAGGACACGGTGGCGTCGGCTGTGCCGGATGCCCACCTGACGCGAGGAGCGCGGTTCCGAAAGACACCAGAGGGCACTCCGCCTGCTTCGGGCGTCGATCGCCGGCTGGCGTCGCTTCCCGAAGGCACGCCGATGGATTTGCCGCT includes:
- the groL gene encoding chaperonin GroEL (60 kDa chaperone family; promotes refolding of misfolded polypeptides especially under stressful conditions; forms two stacked rings of heptamers to form a barrel-shaped 14mer; ends can be capped by GroES; misfolded proteins enter the barrel where they are refolded when GroES binds) gives rise to the protein MAKQIQYGEQSRQAILRGVNKLADAVKVTLGPKGRNVVLDKKFGSPLITKDGVTVAKEIELPDPLENMGAQMVREVASKTSDVAGDGTTTATVLAQAFYREGAKMVAAGANPMDLKRGIERAVETIIADLKKRSKPVKGHMIAQVGTISANNDETIGKIIAEAMEKVGKDGVITVEEAKTLETSLEVVEGMQFDRGYLSPYFVTDPERMEVVLENPMILIHEKKISSMKDLLPILEQVARLGHPLLIIAEDIEGEALATLVVNKLRGTLHVAAVKAPGFGDRRKAMLEDIAILTGGKAVTEDLGIKLENVKLEDMGKAKKVTIDKDNTTIVEGGGESSKIQGRVKQIRAQVEETTSDYDREKLQERLAKLVGGVAVIKVGAATETEMKEKKARVEDALNATRAAVEEGIVPGGGVAYSRALPALDKLKLEGD
- the groES gene encoding co-chaperone GroES, whose amino-acid sequence is MKVKPLHDRIIVKRIEEGEQVVGGIIIPDSAKEKPQQGKVIAVGAGKIDDKGKRTPLDVKDGDRILFGKYSGQEIKLDGEEFLIMREDEVLGVIE
- a CDS encoding phosphoribosylaminoimidazolesuccinocarboxamide synthase; this translates as MSTVMIESALEGLTPFRRGKVRDLYELGDDLLIVVTDRISAFDYVLGSGIPDKGKVLNQLSAFWFNLMTDIVPNHVITTDPLRFPEPARRHADVLRGRSMLVRRTRPLPIECVVRGYLSGSGLKEYEKTGAVCGISLPKGLLASSRLPAPMFTPSTKADSGHDINITEAETIALIGREHFTQVRDLSLRVYSRGAQHAETCGILIADTKFEFGTINTPDGREHLILIDEVLTPDSSRFWPLNAYRPGGPQPSYDKQFVRDYLEAIGWNKQPPAPALPADVVSNTRAKYVEAYQRLSGRELE
- a CDS encoding lysylphosphatidylglycerol synthase transmembrane domain-containing protein, yielding MRAHLRTVFVVGLALALLVWFLRHANLSSVWGEVQHGRVDLLLLALLATGSTYVLRAFRWQYLLLPLGRPHFAECLKTTVIGFAASTLLPARAGEVIRPYLLAKHEGFSPTATFASIVIERMLDMVAVLFLFATFVVFFSSGLRPTAPAVYSTLKVGGLAAFAATLVGLVVMMVVAGHPDRLERWALKIERILPARLARAVAGFVRAFVEGLAVVRQPGRMAVALVLSFPLWLSIALGIWATSRAFHIEMSYPGAFLMMTILVVGVAVPTPGAVGGFHEAFRIGATAFFATPNDRAVGAAIVLHAMSFVPVTIAGAILMAREGLSLSGASGIAAERAAEEVP
- the nrdR gene encoding transcriptional regulator NrdR encodes the protein MKCAYCGHMGDKVVDSRESREGDVIRRRRECLECGRRFTSYERVDEVPYMVIKKDGRRERFERQKLIAGLLKACEKRPVTVSALEAIADRVEATLQDRPEKEISTDEIGTLLMLELKQLDKVAYVRFASVYRDFRDIGEFMAELKDLVSAKE
- a CDS encoding DUF4390 domain-containing protein, with protein sequence MTPVRLLAFVLALLVLEPADAPRSSEVSVVARDGRVYVSCTFAAGTLDELGEAIHAGLTTSITYDVDLRRPLWWFSRTLASATVVASVQHDTLTGRYQLTRTIDGRNEDTLVTDDQNAVKKFMTAFARLPLFSSAELEANVEYVVRLRVRTRPRVTWFVWPWETSTATGTARFTYIP
- a CDS encoding ATP-binding protein, with protein sequence MAEARRSHTSLRLTVPPVPPPAQPGRRRPMRDNPWLVLLGIAGLIALLAGTMTLANRSSRLAPDFLSEFVLYALSVVDLTMLVALGFVLARSVIKLLVERRRALPFARFRAKLVTVLLAMTLVPAVLVLLVGSELIRNNVDRWFTAQMDETLSSAQRIASDYYHERQRQVSDEAARVARSLATLDLAQPDVRPVRDVVAPVVNEQRAGLIEVYRLPRATEPAGTVVAVVDVASPTMPIGATRVSSDRLAVRATSDPPDVWLREPLESGGELIRAASPVRKPDGTISGVVVASVHLTGDMAVRARRMTKAYESYSQLRVLKQPLTGVYLSFFLLVTLMILVGATWMGLYLAKRITRPVQALAAAAREIGAGHFEHHVERETADEFGSLVDAFNSMADELAINRRRLERSTVDLQQKHTEVEERRCFTEAILERVATGVVTVDETGFITTINPAACRLLGLGASVVGQAAAVAFNDPDLQPLAVFAQPRGVGVKDPPAQELSLTRDGRETVLAVASTRLHGDDSGSDGRVLVVDDITPLIRAQKVAAWREVARRLAHEIKNPLTPIQLCAQRLQRQFSTAPDHVKALVDECTTTIVGEVESLKALVDEFSQFARMPAPRRESTDVHDLLRRILILYDGLFEHVRLDTLFAVDLPRVRLDPDQIRRVIINLIDNAIEAINQQGHVVIETHHDPGTHLVRIVLADDGPGIAPADREKLFMPYYSTKKRGSGLGLAIVRRIVAEHGGTIEVGENQPRGTRFTIELPCEPEGVIGTGAA
- a CDS encoding sigma-54 dependent transcriptional regulator, yielding MKARLLVVDDEPGVRTALTGVLRDEGYDVETVDSGEGCLDRLLRASFDVILLDIWLPGIDGLTTLERLRDRQVDAAVVMISGHGNIESAVRAIKMGAFDFIEKPLSLEKTVLVVANALRQRHLETENRALRARVDEELAMVGESYAMTQLREQVAMAAPTNGRVLIFGDNGTGKELVARSIHGLSRRRGGPFVEVNCAAIPEELIESELFGHMRGSFTGAVADRRGKFETADGGTIFLDEIADMSVKIQAKVLRVLQEQVIEPVGSTTRIKVDTRVLAATNKDLLAEIKNGRFREDLYFRLHVIPIFVPPLRDRREDIPLLATHFTRLFAREYGRRPKTLDEGALTVLAHYAWPGNIRELRNVVERLMIMVPGEVITAEHLTFLGPTSAGSPGDAAAPLRALHEARDEFERDYILKTLASQQGNISRTADVLRVERSNLYRKMRGLGIAPARLGDRDGEGA